Below is a window of Gemmatimonadota bacterium DNA.
GTCGTGCCCGCCACGATGGGGCGGATTACGCGGTCGCCGGGTCGACCGTCAGCCACCGTTTGGCCACCCGAGAGCGTAAAGCACGGGTTCGCCGCCAAGGAATCGACTCCGAGCGCGGAGGCGCAGTTGCCGTCCGCGTCGCGCAGCCAGCTGGTGATCTCGAAGATCAACGTGTCGGGCAAACTCAAGGAATCGACGTTGAAGACCGGGAACGAGAAGCTGGTCGTCACCGTGCCAGTACGCGGTGGACTGAAGGTGGCCGAATCCGTCCGGAGGATCGTGTCCCCGCGAGTCGCGGAGATCGCGAGAACCGTGTAGCCGGCCACCGCCACGCCCCCGCCCTGGGTATCGTCACCGCCCGAAACAGTGACGAGAATCTCGTCCTGCAGCTCCAGCCGCTCTGCCGCGACGGACTCGTGCGTCAGGCGCGGCGCGATTGTGTCGCCGACGTCCGCGGCGATGACAGTGAGCGTCAGCGGGCCATCTCCGCCAAGGACGCCCAGGCTGTTCCGGGCTGATGCGGAGAGGAAAATCTCACCTACAATCCCAGCCGGGATCGCGACCACGGTATCGAGCGCCACCGAGTCGCTCGCGGGCGTGATCGTCTTCACGATCGAAGCCTGGAAGACGCCCGTGATCTGCAGGGATATTTCGATGATCCCGAGCGGATCCTGCGCCAGGACCCGCGCGCTCAGGTTCAAGCCCGCCTGAACTGTCTGTCCGTCCTCGATATCGAGCAGATCGACGTCGGGACCACCGAGGATCAGGTCGACGGTGTCCGTTGTAATGTTCCCTGCTGTGTCTGTCGCCTCAACGAGGATCTGCACGGTCTCCTTCACGTCGTCCGCGGTGGGAAGCAGATAGCGGGTGAGGGTCGTATCCTCCACGTCCGGGAGGGTGATCGTTTTTTCCTGGAAGCGTTGGATCACCACGTCGGTGCCGAGATCAACGTCTCCGCGCTGCGATATTCCGAAGAACCGTACAAAACGCACAGCTACGTTGTCCGTCACACGGACCGAGACGAACACAGAATCGCCGATCGGCTTGGCGGACAGCGAGTCGCCCCTCGGGACGGTGATCGTCACCGTCGGGGCCTTGATGTCGTCACCTACGCGAGGCCCGCTGGGCACGCTGAACAAGTTCTCGCCGTCGCAAGCGGCGACCAAGAACACACCGGCCATCGCGGCAGTGGTGACCAGCAAGCGCAGTCCGAACGATCCATTCCGACCCATGATCTCGTTCCCGATCGACTCGATCAGTTGGTGCCGCGCACGATGTGCGGCGTCACGAGGATGATCAGATCACGCTGGAACTCCTGCATCCGTGTCACGCGAAAGAGCTTTCCAATGACGGGCAGGTCCATCAAGAGCGGGATGCCCGAGCGGACCTCGGTACGCTCCCTCTGAGTAAGTCCCGCAATGACGACAGTCTCACCGTCCGCGACGAGCACCCGCGTCTGGGCCCGCTGCGTGCGGAAAATGAAGCCCACGTCGGACTCCGCGAGCTCCGCCGCCGAGCGCTCGGCTTCGACTTCTAGCAGAATGTGGCCATCGTCCGTCACGTGAGGCGTCACTCTGAGGATGATACCCGTCTCTTGTTGTGAAACTTGAGCCCTCGGGAACGTCCCGCCTGCGCCGCCGCCGGCACCGGCGTCGATCGTACGGATCGGGGTGAGCTCACCGACGAGGAGCTCGGCCCGGTGGTTGTCCAGCGTAGTGATCTGGGGCTCTGCCTCGATATCACTGAGGTTCACGGACTGTAGCGCGTCGATGAAGCTGATGAGCTGGTGCCGGCCCACGACCAGCGAGGTCAGTATCTGGAGCGTAGGGCTAGCGACCCGGGCGGCGGCGTTTCCGAGCGCAGCGATGGAGTTCCCGCCGAGCGCAACCACCGCGGTCCCCTGCTCGACCGTTTCGAGCACACCGTCACCGTCGAAGTCGACGGCGCCGTCAGACAACTGGTTGATCTGGTTGCCCCGAGAGTCCTTGATCTCGTAGGTGACGCCAAGCTCGGCGAGGTCCGTCCGGTTCACGAAGATGATCTTCGCGGAGATCGAGACCTGCGCAGTCTCGACATCGAGCTCACTGAGTAGCTGGGTCACACCGGCTTGGACACGCTCGATGTCCGACACGATGATCGTGTTGGTGCCCTGTGCGACAGTGATCTGGCCTCGCTCGGTTAGCAGCGGCGTGAGAGCCGCCGACACTTCGGTGGCGGTCGCGTAGTTGACCGGATACGCGACCGTCCGGAGGCGCTCGACCTGCTCCGCGGCGTCCATGTCCGCGATGTTGTTGATCCGGATGATCCCGTGCTCGTCCTCCTGAGCTATGAGACCATTGGAGAAGAGGATCGCGTCGAGCGCGACGTCCCAGGGCTGACCGTTGATCTCGGCGGTGACCGAGCCCATCACACCCGCGCCAGCTACGATCGATTTCCCCGAGAAATTGGCGAACGCCAGGAGAACCGAGGTGATCGGCTCCTGGACATAGGTCAGGTAGATCGGCTCGGCCTGACTCTGCTGAGGCGGCGCAGCAACGGTCGCGAGCGTCAGGCTCGTCGGGTCGAATGCGCTCATGGACGTCCCGGACGACCACGGCTCGAAGTCCGCGACCTCAGGGGTTTCCAACGTGACGCGCACACCTCGCGGGTCTCGCGTCACCGAGTAGCCGACTTTGTCCGTCAATTCGAGCACGACGCGAACGATGTCCGCGGAGTACTGGCTCGCCTTGACGGTCCGGATGCCCCCTCGGTTGACCAGGGAGAACTCGTCGCGCGGAAGTGCGTTCTGAGCCCCGATTAGGTCGATGACCAGGCGGTAGGGTCCTTCCATCAGGAAATCGCGAAACTCGACGTCTCCGTCGATCGCAATAAGGACGCTCGTCTGTTCGTTCATCGGAGTGATCGCCACCTCCGTGACGGGCCCTCCGAAGGAGAGGAGCGCGCCCGCCCACAGGGCGAACATCGAGGTCATTGGTTGCCTCCAAGGACGCTTAGGAGCCGCATGGTCCTGCGATCCGTGATGCCGAATTCTTCGACCTCCACCTCGATCGACTTGCGATTGATCACGACGACGGTGGTATTGCCGATCGTCTGGCCAACCTTGAGGTGGTAGGAATCGCCGATGTCAGCCGAGATCGTGCCGTCGGCCGCGATGGTGGCGATGCTGGTGCTGACCGTAGCAACGCTTCGGCCCGGGGTCTCAAAGTATATGATCCCCGACAGGCGCAACCGTTCGTATCGCGGACCGCCACTGTCCGTCGCGAGCAGCGGCCGGAAGGGGTTCAGCCGCTCGAAGGACGGGTAGACAAAGATCTCACGCTCGAACGCCAACTCGGTCTGCGCCGGAGGTCCATCAGGTGGAGGAGGATCCTGCGCCGTCGCTGC
It encodes the following:
- a CDS encoding AMIN domain-containing protein translates to MTSMFALWAGALLSFGGPVTEVAITPMNEQTSVLIAIDGDVEFRDFLMEGPYRLVIDLIGAQNALPRDEFSLVNRGGIRTVKASQYSADIVRVVLELTDKVGYSVTRDPRGVRVTLETPEVADFEPWSSGTSMSAFDPTSLTLATVAAPPQQSQAEPIYLTYVQEPITSVLLAFANFSGKSIVAGAGVMGSVTAEINGQPWDVALDAILFSNGLIAQEDEHGIIRINNIADMDAAEQVERLRTVAYPVNYATATEVSAALTPLLTERGQITVAQGTNTIIVSDIERVQAGVTQLLSELDVETAQVSISAKIIFVNRTDLAELGVTYEIKDSRGNQINQLSDGAVDFDGDGVLETVEQGTAVVALGGNSIAALGNAAARVASPTLQILTSLVVGRHQLISFIDALQSVNLSDIEAEPQITTLDNHRAELLVGELTPIRTIDAGAGGGAGGTFPRAQVSQQETGIILRVTPHVTDDGHILLEVEAERSAAELAESDVGFIFRTQRAQTRVLVADGETVVIAGLTQRERTEVRSGIPLLMDLPVIGKLFRVTRMQEFQRDLIILVTPHIVRGTN